From Vanacampus margaritifer isolate UIUO_Vmar chromosome 8, RoL_Vmar_1.0, whole genome shotgun sequence, a single genomic window includes:
- the fkbp5 gene encoding peptidyl-prolyl cis-trans isomerase FKBP5 isoform X1, whose protein sequence is MLFIWKRSTRKSSVTVCPQADMTTDQNLSMDGPSTAAVFAAKGTDVTPKKDQGIVKLVKRHGHDGERPMIGDRVTIHYTGSLLTGKKFDCSRDRKESFSFNVGKGQVLKAWDIGVLSMQSGEVCTLLCKPEYAYGAAGNPDKIPPNSSVLFEIELLKFELGEMLTDDGGIVRRIKVKGDSYLNPNEGTVVDVHLEGRCDGRLFDSRDVSFVVSESEDKGVPLGVDRAMDKMQKGECCILYLTHKYAFGHKGKAEFKIGPDKDVVYEVTLKDFKRAKESWEMDLHEKLSQASEIKHKGNQYFKAGHYYHAVIQYQRIVSWLEMEFGSGLEQQKRMNDFLLSAHLNLALCFLRIQDFSLVVDNCNKVIDLDASNEKALYRRGEARLLRNEFSLALVDFQHVLQVNPANRAARNQISNCQSKMKEYHELDKRTYANMFQKFAERDTKDGRTKRRRDESVRSSKNDELGIKRRRSQDRLSCQ, encoded by the exons atgttatttatttggaaaaGAAGTACAAGAAAAT CCAGCGTGACTGTGTGCCCACAAGCAGACATGACAACTGATCAGAATCTTTCTATGGACGGGCCCTCGACAGCTGCTGTGTTTGCAGCAAAGGGCACTGATGTAACACCTAAAAAAGACCAAGGAATAGTCAAG CTTGTCAAGCGTCACGGGCATGATGGAGAGCGCCCAATGATTGGGGACAGAGTGACAATCCATTACACTGGAAGTCTCCTCACTGGGAAGAAGTTTGACTGTAGCCGAGATCGCAAGGAGTCCTTTTCATTCAACGTTGGCAAGG GACAGGTCCTCAAAGCATGGGACATTGGCGTGTTATCCATGCAAAGCGGAGAAGTCTGCACGTTGCTGTGTAAACCGGAGTACGCTTACGGCGCGGCTGGAAATCCGGACAAAATTCCTCCCAACTCGTCAGTGCTTTTTGAG ATAGAACTGCTCAAGTTTGAATTAGGAGAGATGCTCACAGATGATGGCGGCATCGTACGAAGAATAAAGGTCAAAGGGGACAGCTACTTGAATCCCAATGAGGGCACAGTCGTAGACG TGCATCTGGAGGGGAGATGTGACGGTCGGCTCTTTGACAGCAGGGACGTCAGCTTTGTCGTCAGCGAGTCGGAGGATAAAGGCGTTCCTCTGGGAGTGGACCGCGCCATGGACAAGATGCAGAAAGGAGAATGTTGTATACTTTACTTAACACACAA GTATGCCTTTGGACACAAAGGAAAAGCAGAATTTAAAATTGGGCCAGACAAAGACGTTGTGTATGAGGTTACCCTCAAAGACTTTAAAAGG GCAAAAGAGTCTTGGGAAATGGACTTGCATGAAAAGCTGAGTCAGGCCTCGGAAATCAAGCATAAAGGGAATCAGTATTTTAAG gCAGGACACTACTACCACGCAGTCATCCAGTACCAGCGGATAGTTTCCTGGCTTGAGATGGAGTTCGGTAGCGGCTTGGAGCAGCAGAAGCGGATGAATGATTTTCTATTGTCAGCCCACCTCAATTTAGCTTTGTGTTTCCTGCGCATTCAAGATTTCTCTCTGGTAGTGGACAACTGCAACAAG GTGATCGACCTCGACGCTAGCAACGAGAAGGCCCTGTATCGTCGCGGGGAGGCCCGGCTTCTCCGAAATGAGTTCAGCTTGGCCTTGGTGGATTTTCAACACGTGCTCCAAGTCAATCCCGCCAATCGGGCGGCTCGTAATCAGATTTCCAACTGCCAAAGCAAGATGAAGGAATATCATGAGCTGGACAAGAGGACTTACGCAAACATGTTCCAGAAATTTGCAGAACGTGACACCaag GACGGGAGGACAAAGAGGAGGCGGGACGAGAGCGTGAGGAGCAGCAAGAACGACGAACTGGGCATTAAACGGCGACGGAGTCAGGACCGACTTTCATGTCAGTGA
- the fkbp5 gene encoding peptidyl-prolyl cis-trans isomerase FKBP5 isoform X2, translating to MTTDQNLSMDGPSTAAVFAAKGTDVTPKKDQGIVKLVKRHGHDGERPMIGDRVTIHYTGSLLTGKKFDCSRDRKESFSFNVGKGQVLKAWDIGVLSMQSGEVCTLLCKPEYAYGAAGNPDKIPPNSSVLFEIELLKFELGEMLTDDGGIVRRIKVKGDSYLNPNEGTVVDVHLEGRCDGRLFDSRDVSFVVSESEDKGVPLGVDRAMDKMQKGECCILYLTHKYAFGHKGKAEFKIGPDKDVVYEVTLKDFKRAKESWEMDLHEKLSQASEIKHKGNQYFKAGHYYHAVIQYQRIVSWLEMEFGSGLEQQKRMNDFLLSAHLNLALCFLRIQDFSLVVDNCNKVIDLDASNEKALYRRGEARLLRNEFSLALVDFQHVLQVNPANRAARNQISNCQSKMKEYHELDKRTYANMFQKFAERDTKDGRTKRRRDESVRSSKNDELGIKRRRSQDRLSCQ from the exons ATGACAACTGATCAGAATCTTTCTATGGACGGGCCCTCGACAGCTGCTGTGTTTGCAGCAAAGGGCACTGATGTAACACCTAAAAAAGACCAAGGAATAGTCAAG CTTGTCAAGCGTCACGGGCATGATGGAGAGCGCCCAATGATTGGGGACAGAGTGACAATCCATTACACTGGAAGTCTCCTCACTGGGAAGAAGTTTGACTGTAGCCGAGATCGCAAGGAGTCCTTTTCATTCAACGTTGGCAAGG GACAGGTCCTCAAAGCATGGGACATTGGCGTGTTATCCATGCAAAGCGGAGAAGTCTGCACGTTGCTGTGTAAACCGGAGTACGCTTACGGCGCGGCTGGAAATCCGGACAAAATTCCTCCCAACTCGTCAGTGCTTTTTGAG ATAGAACTGCTCAAGTTTGAATTAGGAGAGATGCTCACAGATGATGGCGGCATCGTACGAAGAATAAAGGTCAAAGGGGACAGCTACTTGAATCCCAATGAGGGCACAGTCGTAGACG TGCATCTGGAGGGGAGATGTGACGGTCGGCTCTTTGACAGCAGGGACGTCAGCTTTGTCGTCAGCGAGTCGGAGGATAAAGGCGTTCCTCTGGGAGTGGACCGCGCCATGGACAAGATGCAGAAAGGAGAATGTTGTATACTTTACTTAACACACAA GTATGCCTTTGGACACAAAGGAAAAGCAGAATTTAAAATTGGGCCAGACAAAGACGTTGTGTATGAGGTTACCCTCAAAGACTTTAAAAGG GCAAAAGAGTCTTGGGAAATGGACTTGCATGAAAAGCTGAGTCAGGCCTCGGAAATCAAGCATAAAGGGAATCAGTATTTTAAG gCAGGACACTACTACCACGCAGTCATCCAGTACCAGCGGATAGTTTCCTGGCTTGAGATGGAGTTCGGTAGCGGCTTGGAGCAGCAGAAGCGGATGAATGATTTTCTATTGTCAGCCCACCTCAATTTAGCTTTGTGTTTCCTGCGCATTCAAGATTTCTCTCTGGTAGTGGACAACTGCAACAAG GTGATCGACCTCGACGCTAGCAACGAGAAGGCCCTGTATCGTCGCGGGGAGGCCCGGCTTCTCCGAAATGAGTTCAGCTTGGCCTTGGTGGATTTTCAACACGTGCTCCAAGTCAATCCCGCCAATCGGGCGGCTCGTAATCAGATTTCCAACTGCCAAAGCAAGATGAAGGAATATCATGAGCTGGACAAGAGGACTTACGCAAACATGTTCCAGAAATTTGCAGAACGTGACACCaag GACGGGAGGACAAAGAGGAGGCGGGACGAGAGCGTGAGGAGCAGCAAGAACGACGAACTGGGCATTAAACGGCGACGGAGTCAGGACCGACTTTCATGTCAGTGA